In Candidatus Goldiibacteriota bacterium, the genomic stretch AGTGCTTTTTTTTTATATATTTGTTTTAACGTTAAAATTAAAGGAGCCATATAATGAGCATTACAATAAAAGATGTTGCCAAAAAAGTCGGGGTTACCGCTACCACGGTATCAATGGTAATCCGTAATGACCCAAGGATAAGCGATAAAACCAAAGAGAAAGTTTTAAAGGCAGTAAAAGAGATGAATTATTATCCCAATCAGATAGGGCGCAGCCTTGTTAAAGGCAAAACAAATGTCATAGCCGTTGCGTCATCAATGTTTTATGGCCCGTTTAAAATAGATATCTTTAACGGAATAGATACCGGAGTGGTTGAAACTGATTATACCACCCTGCATTTTTCAGCGCGCGCGGAACAGGAAGCTGAACTGTTAAAGGAAATTGTTTACGGCAGAAGGGCGGACGGCGTGATTGCTATTAATATGAGGACTGAAAAAGAAACACTGCAGGCATATAATGATACAGGCCTGCCGATAGTCTTTGTTGAAGAAACTTTTGACGGTTTTGCCGGGGTTAAAGGCGACAGTTTTAAGGGCGCTTATAAAGCAACGGAGCGTTTTATTAAAACCGGAAAGAAAAACATAGGTTTAATAAGCGCTGTGTATACTCATCTTGCGTGCGTGACAGACAGAGAAAAGGGTTTTATTCAGGCAATGGCGGATAACGGGTTGAAATATGACGAAAAAAATACTCTCCGAAGCTCAACTTATAATTTTCAGGAAGGTCAGGATATGATGGACATGATAATAAAGGAAAATTCGGGCCTGGATGCTGTTTTCTGCAGTGCCGGCGACCTTGTCGCGATGGGGATGATAAAGAGGGCTAAAGAAAAAGGGGTAAGAATTCCTGATGACGTTGCAATTATAGGTTATGACGGGCTTGATACGGGTTCGCTTGTAACGCCTTCGCTTACCACTTTAAAGCAGCCGGTTGTGGATATGGGGCGCGCTGCTTTTGATATGTTAAAGAAACTTATGGAAGAAAAGAATGTCAAAAAAGAAATAAAGGTATTTGAACCTGAACTGATTATCAGGGAAAGCGCTTAAACAAAAACACAAACACGGAGACTGAAAATGGATAAAAAGCACCTGATTGTTTTAACGTTAATTCTTATGGCTGCGTTTATTTACGCTTCGCCTGTTTCTGAAAACGGGCAGCTTAAAGTAAACGGGCTTCAGCTTGTTAACCAATGCGACACGCCGGTACAGCTGCGCGGCGTTTCCACTCATGGTATTGGATGGTTTGACGGCTGTTATACTCAGGCTGCGGTTCAGTACGCGGCAAATACAATGAATTCGGATCTGTTCAGAATTGCAATGTATGTAAAAGCTTCAGAAAGCGGCTATCTTCAGGACCCGGCTTACTGGACATCACGCGTTAATCAGATGGTGGACTGGATAGGCGCCGCGGGAATGTACGCTTTAATTGACTGGCATATATTAAATGACGACCCGAATAATTATATTGAAGACGCAAGGATATTCTGGACTGCTATGGCTAATGAGCATAAGGATAAAAACTTTGTTATATATGAACTTTGCAACGAACCCAACGGCGTGACCTGGGCGCAGATTAAAGCGTACGCGGAAGATATTATTCCAAGGATAAGGGCCATTGATCCGGACGCGGTTATTGTTGTAGGTACGCCCAACTATTCACAGCTTGGCGCGGACGTTGTAAATGACCAGATACTTGAACCCAATATCATGTACGCGTTTCATTTTTACGCAGGAACGCATCCCACTTCCATGCTTATACCTTATATAAACCAGATTCCGATATTTGTATCCGAATGGGGCGCAAGCAATTCCTCCGGCGACGGAGGGGACAATTACCCGCGCGCGCAGGAATTTATGGACATTATGTCCGGCGTTGATACCGTTAACAATCCGCAGGGGATAAAATTAAGCTGGGCTTCGTGGTCATATTCCGATGACAGGGACTGGGCTACAGACCAGCACTTAAAATCCACTTCTCAGCTGACATTAGGTTCATGCAGCACAACCGGATGGACAATAGCAAACTTAAGCACGGCAGGGCTTTTTGTCGCGGCTAATATTACAAACCCGGCAAAAGATTTTGTCTGCTGGACGGCAACAGAGACTCCCACCGGCGACCCGCATACACCAACGGTTACAAGGACTGTGACCCCCACAAGAACAATAACATCGACTCCTGTTCCTGATTTAATTTATAACGGCGATATCGCGGGATATACACTTGCTGATGGCAGCGTAAATAACGCGGCAATGTTTTCTGAACCTGCGGCGGGAAATCCCGGCAACGCGATGCAGATTGCTTACACGGCAGGCGGATGGCAGGAAGCGCGGTGGATGACAACTGCAAGGCCAAGAAATAACAGGACATATATAAGTATTGATGTAAGGGCAACGGCAGGCACGATAAGCCAGCTGCTTTTTATACCTGACTGGAACACATGGGGTGCCAGGACATCTGATAATGATTTTAACGTGGCAGCTTATGTGCCCGGCGGTGTTATAACAACAACATGGAAGACCGCGTATATTCCGCTTTCAAAAGTTTACTATCCGTATCCGACCACACTTGGGACGATGAGATTTATCTCTAATGGTTCTATATACACAGTTCAGATTGATAATATAAAATTCTTTGACGCCTCTGTCTGGACGCCCACTGTTACAAGG encodes the following:
- a CDS encoding LacI family DNA-binding transcriptional regulator; the encoded protein is MSITIKDVAKKVGVTATTVSMVIRNDPRISDKTKEKVLKAVKEMNYYPNQIGRSLVKGKTNVIAVASSMFYGPFKIDIFNGIDTGVVETDYTTLHFSARAEQEAELLKEIVYGRRADGVIAINMRTEKETLQAYNDTGLPIVFVEETFDGFAGVKGDSFKGAYKATERFIKTGKKNIGLISAVYTHLACVTDREKGFIQAMADNGLKYDEKNTLRSSTYNFQEGQDMMDMIIKENSGLDAVFCSAGDLVAMGMIKRAKEKGVRIPDDVAIIGYDGLDTGSLVTPSLTTLKQPVVDMGRAAFDMLKKLMEEKNVKKEIKVFEPELIIRESA
- a CDS encoding glycoside hydrolase family 5 protein, which encodes MDKKHLIVLTLILMAAFIYASPVSENGQLKVNGLQLVNQCDTPVQLRGVSTHGIGWFDGCYTQAAVQYAANTMNSDLFRIAMYVKASESGYLQDPAYWTSRVNQMVDWIGAAGMYALIDWHILNDDPNNYIEDARIFWTAMANEHKDKNFVIYELCNEPNGVTWAQIKAYAEDIIPRIRAIDPDAVIVVGTPNYSQLGADVVNDQILEPNIMYAFHFYAGTHPTSMLIPYINQIPIFVSEWGASNSSGDGGDNYPRAQEFMDIMSGVDTVNNPQGIKLSWASWSYSDDRDWATDQHLKSTSQLTLGSCSTTGWTIANLSTAGLFVAANITNPAKDFVCWTATETPTGDPHTPTVTRTVTPTRTITSTPVPDLIYNGDIAGYTLADGSVNNAAMFSEPAAGNPGNAMQIAYTAGGWQEARWMTTARPRNNRTYISIDVRATAGTISQLLFIPDWNTWGARTSDNDFNVAAYVPGGVITTTWKTAYIPLSKVYYPYPTTLGTMRFISNGSIYTVQIDNIKFFDASVWTPTVTRTRTPTRTATRTRTPAATMTTTPTVTMTPQATYTPTATVTVYVEPTVTPTISANTRITIGDHFPYPNPSNGRSVNIRYEIKTGFAKNVKIHIYTLGDRKIDTIKDSDSAPGVHDVLWRPKYQLSNGMYYYILEADNGRTGDRLKRDVVQGAIVVLK